In the genome of Rhodoferax fermentans, one region contains:
- a CDS encoding phosphoethanolamine transferase encodes MNGVKHLFAAFRSQAASPAAMACASGLWLIAFDNLAFWRDLWAARDPSSLRAALAVAGLALVLWSLFTLLARLLCWPRVGKPMIALLLAVAALAAYFIGSYGILIDRGMMRNVLQTDLRETADLLSLPLLLDFAWRGLLPAALVLSVRVAHPGWRQALAGIARSALLFAVLAVSCLTVFYADYASAARNHRELRHLLTPTNVFNGLAGLWKEHSRANRQLVRVGEDARRDPANAGAKPLLVVLVVGETARAANFSLGGYARPTNQALAGKGVVYFGDVTSCGTDTATSLPCMFSDLGAGKFEAAEAGARENVLDILARAGVGVRWLNNNSGCKGVCDRILWSDLSRTNDPALCAGGECLDGVLLQGLRDGLAAATSDNLMVLHLMGSHGPAYYKRYPAVSRRFEPTCDTNDIQRCSVEALRNTYDNGIAYTSEVLAKQIDLLAAQAGRVDSVLLYISDHGESLGERNIYLHGLPKVLAPREQTQVPMLAWLSPGAWQRLGVNEAALRQLAAQPLSHDNLSPTLLGLFGVRTSAVRSALDLTAMARRAATQGAGTP; translated from the coding sequence ATGAACGGCGTGAAGCATCTGTTTGCAGCGTTTCGATCACAGGCCGCTTCGCCCGCCGCGATGGCGTGCGCGTCGGGCTTGTGGCTGATCGCCTTCGACAACCTCGCGTTTTGGCGCGACCTGTGGGCGGCTCGCGACCCTTCCTCACTGCGCGCCGCGCTGGCCGTTGCCGGCTTGGCCTTGGTGCTGTGGTCGCTGTTCACCCTGCTGGCGCGGTTGCTGTGCTGGCCGCGCGTGGGCAAACCGATGATCGCCCTGCTGTTGGCGGTGGCTGCGCTGGCCGCCTACTTCATCGGCAGCTACGGCATCCTCATCGACAGGGGGATGATGCGCAACGTGCTGCAGACCGACTTGCGGGAGACGGCCGACCTGCTGTCGCTGCCGCTGTTGCTGGACTTCGCGTGGCGCGGTCTGCTGCCGGCGGCGCTGGTGCTGAGCGTGCGCGTGGCCCATCCGGGCTGGCGCCAGGCTCTGGCCGGCATTGCCCGTAGCGCGCTGCTGTTCGCGGTCCTGGCCGTTAGTTGCCTCACGGTCTTCTACGCCGACTATGCCTCGGCGGCCCGCAACCACCGCGAGCTCCGCCACCTGCTGACACCGACCAACGTGTTCAACGGCCTGGCGGGCCTCTGGAAGGAGCACTCGCGTGCCAACCGTCAGCTGGTCCGCGTCGGCGAGGATGCACGTCGCGATCCGGCCAACGCCGGAGCGAAGCCGCTGCTGGTGGTGCTGGTCGTCGGCGAGACCGCGCGTGCGGCCAACTTCTCGCTCGGCGGCTACGCCCGCCCGACCAACCAGGCCCTGGCCGGCAAGGGCGTCGTCTACTTCGGCGACGTGACCTCCTGTGGCACCGACACCGCGACCTCGCTGCCGTGCATGTTCTCGGATCTCGGCGCCGGCAAGTTCGAGGCCGCCGAGGCGGGTGCCCGCGAGAACGTGCTCGACATCCTCGCCCGTGCCGGCGTCGGGGTGCGCTGGCTGAACAACAACTCTGGCTGCAAGGGTGTGTGCGACCGCATCCTGTGGTCGGACCTGTCTCGCACCAACGATCCGGCGCTGTGCGCCGGCGGCGAATGCCTCGATGGCGTGCTGCTGCAGGGGCTGCGTGACGGCCTGGCTGCGGCGACGTCGGACAACCTGATGGTGCTGCACTTGATGGGCAGCCACGGACCGGCCTACTACAAGCGGTACCCGGCGGTGAGCCGGCGCTTCGAGCCGACCTGCGACACCAACGATATCCAGCGCTGCAGCGTCGAGGCGCTGCGCAACACCTACGACAACGGCATCGCCTACACCAGCGAGGTGCTGGCGAAGCAGATCGACCTGCTGGCCGCACAAGCCGGGCGCGTCGACAGCGTGTTGCTCTACATCTCGGATCACGGCGAGTCGCTCGGTGAGCGCAACATCTATCTGCACGGCCTGCCCAAGGTGCTCGCGCCGCGCGAGCAGACGCAGGTGCCGATGCTGGCCTGGCTGTCGCCCGGTGCCTGGCAACGTCTGGGCGTGAACGAGGCCGCGCTGCGGCAGCTCGCCGCGCAGCCGCTCTCGCACGACAATCTGTCGCCCACTCTGCTCGGACTGTTCGGCGTGCGCACGAGCGCCGTCCGGTCTGCGCTCGACCTGACGGCGATGGCTCGGCGCGCCGCCACGCAGGGGGCCGGCACGCCATGA
- a CDS encoding TerD family protein, with translation MLTLTLDKPGAAPARKLQLSLNKGAAFKVTIAWQCDARHQDDIDIHALEACNGGNGAKVTVLEEILSTYNTTKMSPKTGVLPTAADGSFATPTGGLRHSGDVRVQGNTENIVIDGSKLPADVNEIPLFATVHKAEHTAGHDEGSAAEDEAAFADIEVCTVTIADESGRELGAYQLSKEFGEFNVVQLGSIMHGDNGWEYAPVGRGFTGTFNDVLGHFS, from the coding sequence ATGCTCACACTAACCCTTGACAAGCCCGGTGCCGCGCCGGCCCGCAAGCTGCAACTCTCGCTCAACAAGGGCGCTGCGTTCAAGGTGACCATCGCATGGCAGTGCGACGCCCGCCATCAGGATGACATCGACATCCATGCGCTCGAGGCATGCAACGGCGGCAATGGCGCGAAGGTCACGGTGCTCGAAGAGATCCTGTCTACCTACAACACGACGAAGATGAGCCCGAAGACCGGCGTGCTGCCAACCGCGGCCGACGGCTCCTTCGCCACGCCCACGGGCGGGCTGCGGCACTCTGGCGACGTCCGAGTCCAGGGCAACACCGAAAACATCGTCATCGATGGCTCGAAACTTCCTGCGGACGTGAACGAGATCCCCCTCTTCGCCACCGTCCACAAGGCCGAACACACCGCGGGGCACGACGAGGGCTCCGCGGCCGAGGACGAGGCGGCCTTCGCTGACATTGAGGTCTGCACCGTCACCATCGCCGACGAGAGCGGGCGCGAGCTGGGCGCCTACCAGCTGTCCAAGGAATTCGGCGAGTTCAACGTGGTGCAGTTGGGCAGCATCATGCACGGCGACAACGGCTGGGAGTACGCGCCTGTCGGCCGCGGCTTTACGGGAACGTTCAACGACGTTCTGGGCCACTTCTCCTGA
- a CDS encoding HAD family hydrolase yields MSSLNRFTGVKAVLFDLDGTLIDSAPDLGAAADLMRTTRGLPSMDLAAYRPMAGAGARGMLNIAFGMDPDHPEYNSYREEFFTNYEQRLTQDSLVFPGVAQLLDDLVQQGTPWGVVTNKSARFTTPLTQAMPLFASAGTIISGDTTAHAKPHPLPLLEAARRLDVPPESCVYVGDDERDIVAGLAAGMKTVAATYGYLGQKSDTRQWGAHATINSALELLQLISRP; encoded by the coding sequence ATGAGCTCCCTCAACCGATTCACCGGTGTGAAGGCGGTGCTGTTCGACCTGGACGGCACCTTGATCGACAGCGCCCCAGACCTGGGCGCAGCTGCAGACTTGATGCGCACCACACGTGGTTTGCCCTCGATGGATCTGGCGGCCTACCGGCCCATGGCCGGTGCCGGGGCGCGTGGCATGCTGAACATCGCGTTTGGCATGGACCCCGACCACCCCGAGTACAACAGTTATCGAGAAGAGTTTTTTACCAACTATGAGCAGCGGCTGACGCAAGACTCGCTGGTGTTTCCTGGCGTAGCGCAACTGCTGGACGATTTGGTGCAACAAGGCACCCCGTGGGGTGTGGTCACCAACAAATCGGCCCGCTTCACCACACCGCTGACCCAGGCCATGCCACTTTTTGCCTCAGCCGGCACCATCATCAGCGGCGACACCACGGCCCATGCCAAGCCTCACCCCTTGCCTTTGCTGGAGGCGGCTAGACGTCTGGATGTGCCTCCTGAGAGCTGTGTTTATGTGGGTGATGACGAGCGTGACATCGTGGCAGGTTTGGCCGCAGGCATGAAAACCGTCGCAGCCACCTACGGTTATCTGGGGCAAAAGTCCGACACCAGGCAGTGGGGCGCCCACGCCACGATTAATTCTGCCCTTGAGCTCTTGCAATTGATCAGTCGGCCCTAA
- a CDS encoding adenosine kinase, whose translation MSHHDVYAIGNALVDSQYEVSDAQLQAAGVEKRHMTLIDAARRTELLSHVYGLPVLRAGGGSAGNTVVAVAQLGGKAFYSCRVADDELGEFYTQDLISHGVATNLTHTRAPQGQTGSCMVMVTPDAERSMSTFLGATADIDATALHPHDIVKSKVYYMEGYLAASPTGLDAAIKGRAIAREAGVALATTLSDMTMINFCRPGLDAMVGNAETGRLDYLFCNEEEAQVWCGRKDLAQICRQLSQQARVVCLTRSAKGCVVLEGGQATEVPAAQVKAIDTNGAGDMFAGAFLYAVTHGHNHAQAAWLANQCAGRVVSQVGNRLPQDAMDQLKASFAGFVADSVA comes from the coding sequence ATGAGTCACCATGACGTTTACGCCATCGGCAATGCGCTGGTGGACTCGCAGTACGAGGTGTCCGATGCGCAGTTGCAGGCCGCTGGTGTTGAAAAACGTCATATGACCTTGATCGACGCGGCCCGTCGCACCGAGCTGCTCAGCCATGTCTACGGTTTGCCGGTGCTCCGTGCGGGCGGCGGATCGGCCGGCAACACGGTGGTGGCGGTGGCCCAGTTGGGTGGCAAGGCGTTTTACTCCTGCCGCGTGGCGGACGATGAACTGGGCGAGTTTTACACCCAGGATCTGATCTCACACGGTGTCGCCACCAACTTGACGCACACTCGCGCACCACAGGGCCAGACCGGCAGTTGTATGGTGATGGTGACGCCTGACGCCGAGCGCAGCATGAGCACCTTTTTAGGTGCCACCGCCGACATTGACGCCACCGCCTTGCATCCCCACGACATCGTCAAATCCAAGGTCTATTACATGGAAGGTTACCTGGCTGCGTCGCCCACCGGGCTGGATGCCGCCATCAAGGGCCGGGCCATTGCACGTGAGGCTGGTGTGGCACTGGCCACCACGCTGAGCGACATGACCATGATCAACTTCTGCCGCCCAGGGCTCGACGCCATGGTCGGTAATGCCGAGACCGGCAGGCTGGACTACCTGTTCTGCAACGAAGAGGAAGCCCAGGTCTGGTGTGGTCGCAAAGATCTGGCGCAGATCTGCCGCCAACTCAGCCAGCAGGCGAGGGTGGTGTGCCTGACCCGCAGCGCCAAGGGCTGTGTGGTGCTGGAAGGTGGTCAAGCCACAGAAGTGCCTGCCGCACAGGTCAAAGCCATCGACACCAATGGTGCCGGTGACATGTTTGCGGGTGCATTCCTGTACGCCGTCACCCATGGCCACAACCATGCCCAGGCCGCCTGGCTGGCGAATCAATGTGCCGGGCGTGTGGTGTCGCAGGTGGGCAACCGCTTGCCCCAGGACGCCATGGACCAGCTCAAGGCCTCATTTGCGGGTTTTGTCGCTGACAGCGTGGCCTGA
- a CDS encoding tyrosine-type recombinase/integrase: MLTDVECKNATCPPEKTRSRLACSGGLYLEVSPNGSKRWFWKYRKEGKEGRMALGSYPAVGPKEARKARDIAKAQKSNGHDPVKVRKVEKLKATLPDGTTFKAVALEWYTKQAPQWSPSHAARSLRQLERDLRVGRDS; this comes from the coding sequence ATGCTTACCGATGTTGAATGCAAAAACGCGACCTGCCCGCCTGAAAAAACACGGTCTCGCCTGGCTTGCTCTGGTGGCCTATACCTTGAGGTCAGCCCCAACGGTTCAAAGCGTTGGTTCTGGAAATATCGGAAAGAGGGCAAAGAAGGCCGCATGGCCCTTGGTAGCTATCCCGCCGTTGGCCCCAAGGAAGCACGCAAGGCAAGGGACATAGCCAAGGCTCAAAAGTCCAACGGCCACGATCCGGTCAAAGTGCGCAAGGTCGAGAAGCTCAAGGCCACCTTGCCAGATGGCACCACGTTCAAGGCCGTGGCCCTGGAGTGGTACACCAAACAAGCCCCGCAATGGAGCCCCAGTCATGCGGCGCGATCCCTGCGCCAGCTTGAGCGCGATCTGAGGGTCGGCCGTGATTCCTGA
- the ubiG gene encoding bifunctional 2-polyprenyl-6-hydroxyphenol methylase/3-demethylubiquinol 3-O-methyltransferase UbiG yields the protein MNTTINADAAELAKFSELAHHWWDAEGEMHALHKINPLRLGWINGLCPLAGLNVLDVGCGGGILTDSLARAGATATGIDLSTKVLRVAQLHALDAQTQNVQYREISAEALAAEQPGSFDAVTCMEMLEHVPDPASVVRACATLVKPGGWVFFSTINRNPKSFVMAIVGAEYVLNMVPRGTHEYAKLLRPSELAGFCRQAGLTVSHSKGLSYNPFTQRFWLNADTSVNYMLAAQKTA from the coding sequence ATGAACACAACGATCAACGCCGACGCGGCTGAATTGGCCAAATTTTCTGAACTGGCCCACCACTGGTGGGACGCAGAGGGCGAAATGCACGCCTTGCACAAGATCAACCCCTTGCGCCTGGGCTGGATCAACGGCCTGTGCCCTCTGGCTGGCCTGAATGTGCTGGACGTGGGTTGTGGCGGCGGTATCCTGACCGACTCCCTGGCGCGCGCTGGCGCCACAGCCACCGGCATTGACCTGTCTACCAAGGTCTTGCGCGTGGCGCAGTTGCACGCGCTGGACGCACAAACCCAGAACGTGCAATACCGTGAAATCAGTGCCGAAGCCTTGGCTGCCGAGCAACCCGGGAGTTTTGACGCAGTGACCTGTATGGAAATGCTGGAGCATGTGCCTGACCCGGCCTCGGTCGTGCGAGCTTGTGCGACGCTGGTGAAGCCTGGTGGCTGGGTGTTTTTCTCCACCATCAACCGCAACCCCAAGTCGTTTGTGATGGCCATTGTGGGTGCCGAGTACGTGCTCAACATGGTGCCGCGTGGCACCCATGAATACGCCAAATTGCTTCGTCCCAGCGAACTGGCGGGCTTCTGTCGCCAGGCTGGCCTCACGGTGTCACACAGCAAGGGGCTGTCGTACAACCCATTCACCCAGCGCTTCTGGCTCAATGCCGACACCAGCGTGAACTACATGCTGGCGGCCCAAAAAACCGCCTGA
- a CDS encoding DNA-binding protein — translation MQMKSTRGVQQDDVWAAADALIAEGLRPTIERVRQKIGSGSPNTVSPMLEAWFATLGPRLGVSGAKKDMPGLPVAVQSSAAKLWEIALSQARQDAESSFTKDREALAAERAAVEIQASALTQQEAVLVERLAAADRAHEVSQKQISALENQLRHLQTALAERDNKILEVQARLSTVEQQREAERQAFDEKSKHHAEERLRSDERALANERRLMAEIDRERQDVKRAKAQATELQQRALDATNALETRTNELTQRLRNADEELRIAHQALATANERADELRTLLNAQVDANADVLKQLQAMMAAQTRPPATTQFKHRIKSQAKDQRKSYKTSS, via the coding sequence ATGCAAATGAAAAGTACGCGAGGTGTCCAGCAAGACGATGTGTGGGCGGCGGCAGATGCTTTGATCGCCGAAGGTCTGCGCCCGACGATTGAGCGGGTTCGCCAGAAAATTGGAAGCGGCTCTCCCAACACCGTCAGCCCGATGCTGGAGGCTTGGTTCGCCACTTTGGGGCCGCGCCTCGGCGTAAGTGGGGCAAAAAAGGACATGCCGGGGCTACCTGTGGCAGTACAGTCAAGCGCCGCAAAGCTCTGGGAAATAGCACTTTCTCAAGCCCGCCAGGATGCTGAAAGTTCATTTACGAAGGACCGTGAGGCATTGGCGGCTGAACGCGCCGCTGTCGAGATTCAGGCTTCAGCACTCACACAACAGGAAGCCGTCCTGGTGGAGCGCCTGGCAGCGGCTGATCGGGCGCACGAGGTTTCTCAAAAGCAAATCAGTGCGCTGGAGAACCAGTTGCGGCATTTGCAAACGGCACTTGCAGAGCGAGACAACAAGATCTTAGAAGTCCAAGCCAGGCTGTCGACCGTCGAGCAACAACGGGAAGCCGAGCGCCAGGCATTTGACGAAAAATCCAAACATCACGCAGAGGAACGCTTGCGTTCTGACGAGCGGGCGCTCGCCAATGAGCGTCGTCTGATGGCGGAGATCGACCGAGAGCGACAGGATGTAAAACGGGCAAAGGCTCAGGCAACTGAGTTGCAGCAGCGTGCCCTAGACGCCACCAACGCTTTGGAGACGAGGACAAACGAGTTAACGCAAAGGTTGCGAAATGCCGACGAAGAACTGCGCATCGCGCATCAAGCTTTGGCTACGGCCAATGAACGTGCCGACGAACTGCGTACCTTGCTCAATGCCCAGGTAGACGCAAATGCCGATGTCTTGAAGCAGTTGCAAGCCATGATGGCAGCTCAAACCAGGCCGCCAGCAACCACTCAGTTCAAGCACCGAATCAAAAGCCAAGCCAAAGATCAGAGAAAATCATATAAAACAAGCAGTTAG
- a CDS encoding copper-binding protein, translating into MPGTCLFAQPSANDFIAGRIVNIDAEGGRITLRHDHIPHLHLPAGTTTFRYVEARWIIGRAPG; encoded by the coding sequence GTGCCCGGCACATGCCTGTTCGCGCAGCCTTCGGCAAATGACTTCATTGCTGGCCGGATCGTCAACATCGACGCCGAAGGCGGCAGAATCACCTTGCGGCATGACCATATTCCCCATCTCCACCTCCCCGCCGGGACAACGACCTTCCGTTATGTGGAAGCGCGCTGGATCATTGGCCGTGCGCCAGGTTGA
- a CDS encoding high-potential iron-sulfur protein, with protein sequence MTNRRVFILQSVVGTSALASGMAMAAAPLVAETDANAKSLGYVADTTKADKTKYPKHTKDQSCSTCALYQGKTAPQGACPLFAGKEVVAKGWCSAWAKKA encoded by the coding sequence ATGACAAATCGTCGCGTATTTATTCTGCAATCAGTGGTCGGCACCAGCGCATTGGCTTCTGGCATGGCCATGGCCGCAGCCCCCTTGGTCGCTGAAACAGATGCCAACGCCAAGAGCTTGGGCTATGTAGCTGACACGACAAAAGCGGACAAGACCAAGTACCCCAAGCACACCAAGGATCAGTCCTGTTCCACCTGCGCCTTGTACCAAGGCAAGACTGCTCCTCAAGGAGCCTGTCCTTTGTTCGCTGGCAAGGAAGTTGTTGCCAAGGGCTGGTGCAGCGCCTGGGCCAAGAAGGCATAA
- a CDS encoding VWA domain-containing protein produces the protein MNSKLTLNLDKSANALRLALDKAGVVANVKAETAAIIDVSGSFEHEHEEGTTSILIERLVPYCMVLDPDRKMDVFTFSAGERNAHYVGAVTPDDARDYVTRNIVDQVPGWNGGTTYSFVLERALEHFGWKACEEAHRSSQGAGFLSRLFGWSPSGHEHGTQHMHEKRRSLVLFITDGENDGSDEGRTMRVLEESQQRGDQVYFLFIGACEDKGVTFEFVQKIARRFRNTGVVVIRDLEAFVAQSDEELNATLLGPELVEWLKS, from the coding sequence ATGAACAGCAAACTCACACTGAATCTGGACAAGTCGGCCAACGCGCTGCGCCTCGCGCTCGACAAGGCTGGCGTGGTGGCGAACGTGAAGGCGGAAACCGCCGCGATCATCGACGTCTCCGGCTCGTTCGAGCACGAACACGAGGAGGGCACGACCAGCATCCTGATCGAGCGGCTCGTACCCTACTGCATGGTGCTCGACCCGGACCGCAAGATGGATGTCTTCACCTTCAGCGCTGGCGAACGCAACGCCCACTACGTGGGCGCGGTGACGCCGGACGACGCACGCGACTACGTCACGCGCAACATCGTCGATCAGGTACCGGGCTGGAATGGCGGCACGACCTACAGCTTCGTGCTCGAGCGCGCGCTCGAGCACTTCGGATGGAAGGCGTGCGAGGAGGCACACCGCTCATCCCAGGGCGCCGGCTTTCTTAGCCGCCTGTTCGGTTGGTCGCCTAGCGGGCACGAGCACGGCACCCAGCACATGCACGAGAAGAGGCGCTCGCTCGTGCTCTTCATCACCGATGGCGAAAACGACGGCAGCGACGAGGGGCGCACCATGCGCGTCCTCGAGGAATCGCAGCAGCGCGGCGACCAAGTCTACTTCCTGTTTATCGGCGCCTGCGAAGACAAGGGCGTGACGTTCGAATTTGTGCAGAAGATCGCGCGCCGGTTCAGGAACACCGGCGTGGTGGTGATCCGCGATCTTGAAGCCTTCGTGGCGCAGTCGGACGAGGAACTCAACGCCACGCTGCTCGGCCCGGAGCTTGTCGAATGGCTCAAGTCGTAG
- a CDS encoding tyrosine-type recombinase/integrase, with the protein MRLPALQKIPALQPTELSDVTQRAVEELLREGESQNTLMSYRSALRYWAAWYGLRYGVMVQLPVATPCVLQFIVDHAERTTPKGLVSELPAEIDQALVQGGYKGKLGAMAHNTLVHRIAVLSKAHQLRQLKNPCHDPKVRELLSRTRKAYAKRGAMPQRKDALTKEPLQALLATCDDTLRGKRDRALLLFAWASGGRRRSEVTSAEIQFLKRVGPTDFIYTLAYSKTNQSGTDLPENSKPIVGAAGKALDDWLQTSKIAEGFIFRRIRKGGHLGEALSPAAVRAVVKDRCALAGIEGDFSAHSLRSGFVTEAGRQNIPLAETMTMTGHHSVTTVLSYFRAQSTLLSDAANLLDL; encoded by the coding sequence ATGCGTTTGCCTGCTCTTCAGAAAATTCCGGCTTTACAGCCCACCGAGCTCAGCGATGTGACCCAACGCGCCGTCGAAGAGTTGCTGCGCGAAGGTGAGTCGCAAAACACCCTGATGAGCTATCGCAGTGCTTTGCGTTACTGGGCCGCCTGGTACGGCCTGCGTTATGGCGTGATGGTTCAGTTGCCGGTGGCCACGCCCTGCGTGCTGCAATTCATCGTCGACCATGCCGAGCGCACCACGCCCAAAGGGCTGGTTTCGGAATTGCCCGCCGAGATTGACCAGGCGCTGGTCCAGGGTGGCTACAAAGGCAAGCTCGGTGCCATGGCGCACAACACCCTCGTGCACCGCATCGCCGTGCTGTCAAAGGCCCATCAACTGCGACAGCTCAAAAATCCATGCCATGACCCCAAGGTGCGCGAATTGCTGTCGCGTACTCGCAAGGCTTACGCCAAGCGTGGGGCTATGCCGCAACGCAAAGACGCCCTGACAAAGGAGCCGTTGCAGGCGCTGCTGGCTACCTGCGACGATACTTTGCGCGGTAAGCGTGACCGCGCCTTGCTGCTTTTTGCCTGGGCCAGCGGTGGACGCAGGCGTTCGGAGGTGACAAGTGCCGAAATTCAGTTTTTGAAGCGCGTGGGACCGACCGACTTCATCTACACCTTAGCCTATTCCAAGACCAATCAATCCGGTACAGATTTGCCGGAAAACAGCAAACCGATAGTAGGAGCTGCGGGCAAAGCGCTTGACGACTGGCTGCAGACCAGCAAGATTGCAGAAGGTTTTATTTTCAGGAGAATCCGAAAAGGCGGACACCTTGGTGAAGCGCTCTCCCCGGCTGCAGTGCGCGCCGTCGTCAAGGATCGATGTGCCTTGGCGGGGATTGAAGGTGACTTCTCTGCCCACTCGTTACGATCTGGCTTTGTGACAGAAGCTGGACGCCAGAACATACCACTGGCTGAAACCATGACGATGACAGGTCATCACAGTGTGACCACTGTGTTGAGCTATTTCAGGGCACAGTCGACTCTATTGAGTGATGCGGCCAATTTGCTTGATCTGTGA
- a CDS encoding ferredoxin--NADP reductase — MSAFLNETVLSVHHWTDRLFSFTTTRDQALRFSNGHFTMIGLRLEGGKPLLRAYSIVSPNYEDHLEFLSIKVQDGPLTSKLQHIKVGDQIVVGKKPTGTLLIDYLLPGKNLYLFGTGTGLAPFLSIVRDPETYEKFEKVILVHGVREVAELAYHDYLTQELPDHEFLGEMVTAQMLYYPTVTREPYKNQGRITDLIESGKLQKDLGLPKFDPEYDRAMMCGSPALLKDLKHILETRGFLEGNTTKPGDFVVERAFVEQ, encoded by the coding sequence ATGAGTGCATTTCTGAATGAAACCGTTTTAAGCGTTCACCACTGGACAGACCGACTGTTCAGCTTCACCACCACACGTGATCAGGCTTTGCGCTTTTCAAACGGCCACTTCACCATGATCGGCCTGCGCCTGGAGGGTGGCAAACCGCTGCTGCGCGCCTACAGCATTGTCAGCCCCAACTACGAAGACCACCTGGAGTTTCTGAGCATCAAGGTGCAGGACGGCCCGCTCACCTCCAAGCTGCAACACATCAAAGTGGGTGACCAGATTGTGGTGGGCAAAAAGCCCACCGGCACCTTGCTGATCGACTACCTGCTGCCCGGCAAAAACCTGTACCTGTTTGGCACAGGCACCGGTCTGGCGCCGTTTTTGAGCATCGTGCGTGACCCCGAAACCTACGAAAAGTTTGAAAAAGTGATTCTGGTGCACGGTGTGCGTGAAGTGGCTGAACTGGCGTACCACGACTATCTGACCCAAGAGCTGCCCGACCACGAGTTCCTCGGCGAGATGGTCACTGCGCAAATGCTGTATTACCCCACGGTGACCCGTGAGCCCTACAAGAACCAGGGCCGCATCACCGACCTGATCGAGTCCGGCAAGCTGCAAAAGGACCTGGGTCTGCCCAAGTTTGACCCCGAATACGACCGCGCCATGATGTGTGGCAGCCCGGCCTTGTTGAAAGACCTGAAACACATCTTGGAAACCCGTGGTTTCCTGGAAGGCAACACCACCAAACCCGGTGACTTTGTGGTTGAACGCGCTTTTGTGGAGCAATAA